A window from Methylocystis sp. MJC1 encodes these proteins:
- a CDS encoding cobalt-precorrin-5B (C(1))-methyltransferase has translation MTDAPKDRPLRRGWTTGACATAAARAAFQALVTGAPPPDPVEIALPSGKRVAFALAEFTRGDDFARAGVVKDAGDDPDVTHGALIRAMVRRAAPGAGVSFKEGEGVGVITRPGLPLPPGEPAINPVPRRMMRQTIEEAALLLGVGADAEIEISIPGGAEMAKHTLNGRLGIIGGLSILGTTGIVTPFSCAAWIDSIHRGVDVARASGLTHIAGTTGSTSEAAVKKLYDLPDAALIEMGDFVGGFLKYLRAHPVARVTIGGGFAKMTKLAQGRLDLHSGRSSVDFARLAQRAREVGATDEIARKIEEANSALEVLQIAQHAHVDLAAAIARLAYATAAQTLGNSETEVEVIVFDREGGPLARTGFRRVENV, from the coding sequence ATGACAGACGCGCCAAAAGATCGCCCGCTGCGCCGGGGCTGGACCACCGGCGCCTGCGCCACGGCGGCTGCGCGCGCGGCATTTCAAGCGCTTGTGACGGGAGCGCCGCCGCCGGACCCTGTCGAGATCGCTTTGCCCTCCGGCAAACGCGTCGCTTTCGCGCTCGCGGAGTTTACGCGCGGCGATGATTTTGCGCGCGCCGGCGTCGTGAAGGACGCCGGCGACGACCCCGACGTCACCCATGGCGCGTTGATCCGCGCCATGGTGCGCCGCGCGGCGCCGGGCGCGGGGGTGTCTTTCAAAGAAGGGGAGGGCGTGGGCGTCATCACGCGTCCCGGCCTGCCGCTGCCGCCGGGCGAACCCGCGATCAATCCCGTGCCACGTCGGATGATGCGCCAGACGATCGAGGAAGCGGCTTTGTTGCTCGGCGTTGGCGCCGACGCCGAGATCGAAATCTCGATTCCCGGCGGCGCGGAAATGGCGAAACACACGCTCAACGGGCGCCTAGGCATTATCGGCGGCCTGTCCATTCTCGGCACGACGGGCATCGTCACGCCTTTCTCATGCGCGGCCTGGATCGACAGCATTCATCGCGGCGTCGACGTCGCGCGCGCGAGCGGGCTTACGCATATTGCGGGAACGACGGGTTCGACGTCGGAAGCCGCGGTGAAGAAGCTCTATGATCTTCCCGATGCAGCGCTCATCGAAATGGGCGATTTCGTCGGCGGTTTCTTGAAATATCTGCGCGCGCATCCGGTCGCCCGCGTAACGATCGGCGGCGGATTTGCGAAGATGACCAAGCTCGCGCAGGGCCGGCTGGATTTGCATTCCGGCAGGTCGAGCGTGGATTTCGCACGGCTCGCGCAGCGCGCGCGCGAGGTCGGCGCGACCGACGAGATTGCGCGCAAGATCGAAGAAGCGAACAGCGCACTGGAGGTGTTGCAGATCGCGCAGCATGCGCATGTCGATCTCGCGGCGGCAATCGCCAGGCTCGCCTACGCGACGGCGGCGCAGACGCTGGGCAATAGCGAGACGGAGGTCGAAGTCATCGTCTTCGATCGCGAGGGCGGCCCATTGGCGCGCACCGGATTCAGAAGAGTCGAGAATGTGTAA
- a CDS encoding YbhB/YbcL family Raf kinase inhibitor-like protein: MRRSLSSFFAFAALAAADAGGAQAFELKSPDIAEGKTIDMKHVYNSFGCTGGNLSPALNWTDPPAGTKSFAVLVHDPDAPTGGAGFWHWLVVDIPPDVRGLELGAGDVSGKKLPPGAHQLETDFGEKAYGGPCPPPGKPHRYIFTVYALKLDKLGDAAHGRTAVAGFTINGNALAKASITALFGR; encoded by the coding sequence ATGAGACGCAGCCTTTCGTCCTTCTTCGCCTTTGCGGCGCTTGCGGCGGCGGACGCCGGCGGCGCGCAGGCCTTCGAGCTGAAAAGCCCGGACATCGCCGAGGGCAAGACCATCGACATGAAGCATGTCTACAACTCCTTCGGCTGCACGGGGGGCAATCTCTCGCCCGCGCTCAACTGGACCGATCCGCCGGCCGGCACGAAGAGCTTCGCCGTGCTCGTCCACGACCCCGACGCGCCGACGGGCGGCGCCGGCTTCTGGCACTGGCTCGTTGTCGATATTCCGCCGGACGTGCGCGGCCTCGAGCTGGGCGCCGGCGACGTTTCCGGCAAGAAGCTGCCGCCCGGCGCGCATCAGCTCGAAACCGACTTCGGCGAGAAGGCTTATGGCGGCCCCTGCCCGCCGCCCGGCAAGCCGCATCGCTACATCTTCACCGTCTATGCGCTCAAGCTCGACAAGCTCGGCGACGCGGCGCATGGCCGCACGGCGGTCGCCGGCTTCACCATCAACGGCAATGCGCTGGCCAAGGCGTCCATCACCGCGCTGTTCGGGCGGTAA
- the cbiB gene encoding adenosylcobinamide-phosphate synthase CbiB, with amino-acid sequence MTTATALLALAIEASAGYPDPLFRRVGHPVTWAGALISALDKRLNLEGDSFALRRAKGIAALVALAATALVAGSLIDSVALSLPYGWIALAVLSSSLLAQRSLYAHVADVARGLSRSLDDGRQEVGKIVGRDVSLLDEAGVARAAIESLAENFSDGVVAPALFLALFGLPGALLYKAVNTADSMIGHRSPRYLAFGWAAARCDDVFNLIPARMAAGLIVAAAWATGASAQGAYETALRDASKHASPNAGWPEAAMAGALGLSLGGPRSYHELEISGATLGTGRREATADDIFRGLTIYKAALAVLWLIIVVGALAGAR; translated from the coding sequence ATGACCACCGCAACGGCCCTCCTCGCGCTCGCCATCGAAGCAAGCGCCGGCTATCCCGACCCGCTGTTCCGGCGCGTGGGCCATCCTGTCACATGGGCCGGCGCGCTTATCTCGGCGCTCGACAAGCGCCTCAATCTCGAAGGCGACTCTTTCGCCCTGCGCCGCGCCAAAGGCATTGCCGCGCTCGTCGCGCTCGCCGCGACGGCGCTCGTCGCGGGCTCTCTCATCGACAGCGTCGCCCTCTCGCTGCCTTACGGCTGGATCGCGCTTGCTGTCCTCTCATCGAGCCTCCTCGCGCAAAGGAGCCTTTACGCCCATGTGGCGGATGTCGCGCGCGGGCTCTCACGCTCGCTCGACGACGGCCGCCAAGAGGTCGGCAAAATTGTCGGCCGCGATGTCTCTTTGCTCGACGAGGCCGGCGTCGCCCGCGCGGCCATCGAAAGTCTCGCCGAGAATTTCTCCGACGGCGTCGTGGCGCCCGCGCTGTTTCTCGCGCTCTTTGGCCTGCCAGGCGCGCTGCTCTACAAGGCGGTCAACACCGCCGACAGCATGATCGGCCACAGGTCGCCACGCTATCTCGCTTTTGGCTGGGCGGCGGCGCGCTGCGACGATGTTTTCAACCTGATCCCCGCCCGCATGGCGGCGGGGCTAATCGTCGCAGCCGCATGGGCGACCGGCGCGTCGGCGCAAGGCGCCTATGAGACAGCCTTGCGCGACGCTTCCAAGCACGCTTCGCCCAATGCCGGCTGGCCGGAAGCGGCGATGGCCGGCGCCTTGGGACTTTCGCTCGGCGGTCCGCGCAGCTATCACGAACTTGAAATCTCCGGCGCCACCCTGGGGACAGGACGGCGCGAGGCGACAGCCGACGATATTTTTCGCGGCCTGACGATTTACAAGGCGGCGCTTGCCGTGCTTTGGCTTATAATAGTCGTCGGCGCCCTCGCGGGCGCTAGATAG
- a CDS encoding polyhydroxyalkanoate depolymerase — MDRMSYQVYEMLHLAFAPARAATDALLHTIKSPLNPFSHTSFGRSIAASAELFERMTRRYGKPLFGLDTTTIDGVEVSIVEEHVWMKPFCSLLHFKRAFEGEEPSQSKLLIVAPMSGHYATLLRGTVEAFLPTHDVYITDWADARTVPLIDGSFDLDDYIDYLEDMLRHLAQDGRPVHTLGVCQASVPLICAIAAMEAANDPAAPDSMVLMGGPIDPRVNPTAVNQLAEKRGIDWFRRHCIHTVPFPHAGMGREVYPGFLQLSGFMAMNIERHVSAHVEMFNHLVEGDGDSAEKHRDFYDEYLAVMDLTAEFYLQTVEHVFIRHEVPLGLLRHRGELVDLAAIRRTALLTVEGEKDDISGVGQTFAAQALCPSIPDARKAHHLQLGVGHYGVFNGSRFRRDIAPRICAFTGEIEKVEA; from the coding sequence ATGGACCGTATGTCGTACCAGGTTTATGAGATGCTGCATCTGGCCTTCGCGCCTGCGCGCGCGGCGACCGACGCCCTGCTCCATACGATCAAGAGCCCTTTAAACCCATTTTCGCATACGTCCTTCGGGCGCAGCATCGCCGCTTCCGCCGAACTCTTCGAGCGTATGACGCGCCGCTACGGCAAGCCCCTCTTCGGACTCGATACGACGACCATCGATGGCGTCGAGGTCTCGATCGTCGAAGAGCATGTCTGGATGAAGCCCTTCTGCAGCCTGCTGCATTTCAAGCGGGCCTTCGAGGGCGAGGAGCCGAGCCAGTCAAAGCTGCTGATCGTGGCGCCCATGTCGGGCCATTACGCCACGCTGCTGCGCGGCACCGTCGAAGCCTTTCTGCCGACCCACGACGTCTACATCACCGACTGGGCCGACGCGCGCACCGTGCCGCTGATCGACGGCAGTTTCGATCTAGACGATTACATCGACTATCTCGAAGACATGCTGCGCCATCTGGCGCAGGACGGCAGGCCGGTTCATACGCTCGGCGTCTGCCAAGCGTCTGTCCCGCTGATCTGCGCCATCGCCGCGATGGAAGCGGCGAATGATCCCGCCGCGCCGGACTCGATGGTCCTGATGGGCGGCCCGATCGATCCGCGCGTGAATCCGACGGCCGTGAACCAGCTCGCGGAAAAGCGCGGGATCGACTGGTTCCGTCGTCACTGCATTCATACCGTGCCCTTCCCGCACGCCGGCATGGGCCGCGAGGTCTATCCCGGCTTCCTGCAGCTTTCGGGCTTCATGGCGATGAACATCGAGCGCCATGTCTCGGCGCATGTCGAAATGTTCAACCATCTCGTCGAGGGCGATGGCGACTCCGCGGAAAAGCATCGCGACTTCTACGACGAATATCTCGCCGTGATGGATCTCACTGCTGAATTCTATTTGCAGACGGTGGAGCATGTCTTCATCCGGCACGAGGTGCCGCTCGGCCTGTTGCGCCATCGCGGCGAACTCGTCGACCTCGCGGCGATCCGCCGCACCGCGCTGCTGACCGTCGAGGGCGAGAAGGACGATATTTCAGGCGTCGGCCAGACATTTGCGGCGCAGGCGCTCTGCCCCAGCATCCCCGATGCGCGCAAGGCGCACCATCTGCAACTGGGCGTCGGTCATTACGGCGTCTTCAACGGCTCGCGCTTCCGCCGCGACATTGCGCCGCGCATTTGCGCCTTCACCGGCGAGATCGAGAAAGTCGAAGCTTGA
- a CDS encoding WcbI family polysaccharide biosynthesis putative acetyltransferase, whose translation MLSQIDKQIFRTWRQYAVEPHIAKLTGRVIRTSGPRIAVIGNCQAFGIAYAMKVMNPSAVVDHFSAIGRAKATMDLLVRTLDTYDYIFTHDFLAGHVRGGGDSEELRSRLPKTTLTPAISFAAFHPDLIYIEDKSQPLHGFIFGPVGPYHSALALFAYRAGLSVEEARALFNENVFQALGYFDVWNDAARELLETSKARFGVDLSEDLMKWARRGVFMYSILHPKSFVLFDIARRMWEKVGLKPPSTDFNYYEIHDLARAEIFPVYPGIAKVFGAQGGYLFKLQNHHLANSVGDFLNLPQYLAASFKTYEKTGPERLSNPRVDAWIADENTKNLLLGLARENLKAGLTPTL comes from the coding sequence ATGTTATCCCAAATCGACAAGCAGATTTTCCGCACCTGGCGCCAATATGCGGTCGAGCCGCACATCGCCAAGCTGACGGGCCGCGTTATCCGAACCTCGGGGCCGCGAATCGCCGTTATCGGCAATTGCCAGGCCTTCGGGATCGCCTATGCGATGAAGGTCATGAATCCGAGCGCCGTGGTCGATCACTTCTCCGCGATCGGCCGCGCCAAGGCCACGATGGACCTTCTGGTCAGGACGCTGGACACGTACGATTACATCTTCACGCATGATTTTCTCGCCGGCCATGTGCGCGGCGGCGGAGATTCGGAGGAGCTGCGGAGCCGCCTGCCGAAGACGACGCTGACGCCCGCGATCAGTTTCGCGGCGTTTCATCCCGACCTCATCTATATCGAGGACAAATCGCAGCCGCTGCACGGCTTCATCTTCGGCCCGGTCGGGCCCTATCATTCGGCGCTCGCCCTTTTCGCCTACCGCGCAGGGCTTTCGGTGGAGGAAGCACGGGCGCTGTTCAATGAGAACGTCTTTCAGGCCCTGGGCTATTTCGATGTCTGGAACGACGCTGCGCGGGAGCTCCTCGAGACGTCGAAAGCGCGTTTCGGCGTCGATCTCTCGGAAGACCTCATGAAATGGGCGCGCCGCGGCGTCTTCATGTACAGCATCTTGCATCCCAAGAGCTTCGTGCTCTTCGATATTGCGCGGCGGATGTGGGAGAAAGTCGGCCTGAAGCCGCCGTCGACGGATTTCAACTATTACGAAATCCACGATCTCGCGCGCGCGGAAATCTTCCCGGTCTATCCGGGGATCGCGAAAGTGTTCGGCGCACAGGGCGGCTATCTGTTCAAGCTGCAGAACCATCATCTCGCCAATTCGGTCGGCGATTTTCTCAACCTGCCACAATATCTCGCGGCGTCGTTCAAGACCTATGAAAAGACGGGCCCCGAGCGGCTCTCCAATCCGCGCGTCGACGCGTGGATCGCGGATGAGAACACGAAAAATCTGCTCCTTGGTCTCGCCCGCGAAAACCTCAAAGCTGGGTTGACGCCGACGTTGTGA
- a CDS encoding GSCFA domain-containing protein: MADNPYSSLPDHRFWRKAVTGLPPFAIDPVISMPFKIAREDRVATAGSCFAQEIAHRLQTSGYTYYLAEKPPQGMSAEEALRRNYSMYSCRYGNLYTTAQLRQLIERVYGHFTPSLDYWNRPEDGRFVDPFRPRIEPDAYETVEAMRADRESHFAAVRHMLETMDVFVFTFGHTETWRHKADGAILQLAPGVAGGTWDENVYEFYNMTVSEVVRDFLAAVDRIREVNPKVRIILSVSPVGIIATYEDRHVAVSNVAVKSILRAAADEVVRARPNIAYFPSFDLVNISPNTGRFYRDDTRRINAHGIDRTMKMFFDHFTDKAREEEAIRSLKFDVAAEAEASARVVCDEEAIESA, from the coding sequence TTGGCAGACAACCCCTATAGCTCCCTACCCGACCATCGCTTCTGGCGCAAGGCTGTGACCGGACTGCCGCCCTTCGCCATCGATCCGGTGATTTCCATGCCCTTCAAGATCGCCCGCGAAGACCGCGTGGCGACCGCGGGAAGCTGCTTCGCGCAGGAAATCGCCCATCGCCTGCAGACGAGCGGCTACACCTACTATCTCGCCGAAAAGCCGCCGCAGGGGATGTCGGCCGAGGAAGCGCTGCGGCGCAATTACTCGATGTATTCCTGCCGCTACGGCAATCTCTACACGACCGCGCAATTGCGGCAGCTGATCGAGCGCGTCTACGGGCATTTCACGCCGTCGCTCGATTACTGGAATCGCCCGGAGGACGGCCGCTTTGTCGACCCCTTCCGCCCGCGCATCGAGCCGGACGCCTATGAGACGGTGGAGGCGATGCGCGCCGATCGCGAAAGCCATTTCGCCGCCGTGCGTCACATGCTGGAGACGATGGACGTTTTCGTCTTCACCTTCGGCCACACCGAAACTTGGCGCCACAAGGCGGATGGCGCAATCTTGCAGCTCGCGCCCGGCGTCGCCGGCGGGACATGGGACGAGAACGTTTACGAATTCTACAATATGACGGTCAGCGAAGTCGTGCGCGACTTCCTCGCCGCCGTGGATCGCATTCGCGAAGTCAATCCGAAAGTCCGCATCATCCTGAGCGTGTCGCCGGTCGGGATCATCGCGACCTACGAAGACCGGCACGTCGCCGTCTCCAACGTGGCCGTCAAATCTATTTTGCGGGCGGCGGCGGACGAGGTCGTGCGGGCGCGGCCGAACATCGCCTATTTCCCGTCCTTCGATCTCGTCAACATCTCTCCCAACACGGGACGCTTCTATCGCGACGATACGAGGCGCATCAATGCGCATGGCATCGACCGCACGATGAAGATGTTCTTCGATCACTTCACCGACAAGGCGCGCGAAGAGGAGGCGATTCGTTCGCTCAAATTCGACGTCGCGGCCGAAGCCGAAGCCAGCGCCCGCGTCGTCTGCGACGAGGAGGCAATCGAGTCCGCTTGA
- a CDS encoding anthrone oxygenase family protein, whose protein sequence is MIIGSLALAAAGAFTGASLYVNYVEQPARLALTDDALIKEWEPSDHRGFIVLAGLAAIAALFGFIAYRELDDIRWLFGALVILASWPYTYWAIVPLNNRILGLIGAEAAHEARKVIDLWGKLEIGQTAIGVLAVVIFLWAAG, encoded by the coding sequence ATGATTATTGGCTCACTCGCGCTCGCCGCGGCGGGCGCCTTTACCGGAGCCTCTCTTTACGTGAATTACGTCGAGCAGCCGGCGCGTCTCGCCTTGACCGACGACGCGCTCATCAAGGAATGGGAGCCCTCCGACCATCGCGGCTTCATCGTGCTCGCGGGATTGGCGGCAATTGCCGCATTGTTCGGCTTCATTGCCTATCGGGAGCTCGATGACATCCGCTGGCTGTTCGGCGCGCTCGTCATTCTGGCGTCATGGCCCTACACCTATTGGGCGATCGTGCCGCTCAACAACCGCATCCTCGGCCTCATCGGCGCCGAGGCCGCGCATGAGGCGCGCAAGGTGATCGATCTTTGGGGCAAGCTGGAAATCGGCCAGACCGCAATCGGCGTCCTGGCTGTCGTCATCTTCCTCTGGGCGGCGGGCTAG
- the lpdA gene encoding dihydrolipoyl dehydrogenase, with product MTYDLVVIGSGPGGYVCAIRAAQLGLKTAVVEKDPTYGGTCLNVGCIPSKALLHASHMFEEAGHGLAPLGVIVDPPKLDLAAMMRHKNETVGANVNGVAFLFKKNKVVAYRGVGRLAGAGKVEVTGADGASQTIETKNIVIATGSAVAPLRDASGAEIQIDEKVVVSSTGALSLEKVPQRLIVIGAGVIGLELGSVWRRLGAQVTAIEYLDRVLPGFDFEVASRFQKLLEKQGFAFKLSSKVTGVAREGEGEGVVVSYSSVDGATSDKVTADVVLVATGRTPYTQALGLEEAGVALERGRVIIDDHFATNIPGVYAIGDVVRGPMLAHKAEDEGVAVAEILAGQAGHVNYNVIPSVVYTMPEVASVGVTEEDAKAKGLNVAIGKFPFSANGRARSMRETDGFVKFIADAATDRVVGVHILGAGAGELIAEAAVLMEFSGSSEDLARTCHAHPTMSEAMKEAALAVAKRAIHI from the coding sequence ATGACTTATGACCTCGTCGTGATCGGGTCCGGGCCGGGCGGCTATGTCTGCGCGATCCGGGCCGCGCAACTTGGCCTGAAAACGGCCGTCGTCGAAAAAGACCCGACCTATGGCGGAACCTGCCTCAACGTCGGCTGCATCCCCTCGAAAGCGCTGCTGCACGCTTCCCATATGTTCGAGGAGGCCGGCCACGGCCTTGCGCCACTCGGCGTGATCGTCGATCCGCCGAAGCTCGATCTCGCGGCGATGATGAGGCACAAGAACGAAACAGTCGGCGCAAATGTCAACGGCGTTGCCTTTTTGTTCAAGAAGAACAAGGTCGTCGCCTATCGCGGCGTCGGCCGACTTGCCGGCGCTGGCAAAGTGGAAGTGACCGGCGCCGATGGCGCGTCGCAGACCATCGAAACGAAGAATATCGTGATCGCGACGGGCTCTGCGGTCGCGCCTTTGCGCGACGCTTCCGGCGCGGAAATCCAGATCGACGAAAAGGTCGTCGTCTCCTCCACCGGCGCGCTGTCGCTGGAAAAGGTCCCGCAGCGCCTCATCGTCATCGGCGCCGGCGTCATCGGGCTGGAGCTCGGCTCGGTCTGGCGGCGGCTTGGCGCACAAGTGACGGCAATCGAATATCTCGACCGCGTGCTGCCGGGCTTCGATTTCGAAGTAGCCAGCCGCTTTCAGAAGCTCCTCGAAAAGCAGGGCTTCGCCTTCAAGCTCTCCTCCAAGGTCACGGGCGTCGCGCGCGAGGGCGAGGGCGAGGGCGTCGTCGTTTCCTACTCCTCCGTCGATGGCGCAACTTCCGATAAGGTCACGGCGGACGTCGTTTTGGTGGCGACGGGCCGCACCCCTTATACGCAGGCGCTCGGGCTCGAAGAGGCGGGCGTCGCCCTGGAGCGCGGGCGCGTCATCATCGACGACCATTTCGCCACCAATATTCCGGGCGTCTACGCCATCGGCGACGTCGTGCGCGGGCCGATGCTCGCCCATAAGGCGGAGGATGAGGGCGTCGCCGTCGCCGAAATCCTCGCGGGCCAGGCCGGCCATGTGAATTACAACGTCATTCCGAGCGTCGTTTACACGATGCCCGAGGTCGCCTCGGTGGGCGTCACGGAGGAAGACGCCAAGGCGAAGGGCCTCAACGTCGCCATCGGCAAATTCCCCTTCTCGGCCAATGGCCGCGCCCGCTCCATGCGCGAGACCGACGGCTTCGTGAAATTCATCGCCGACGCCGCCACCGACCGGGTCGTGGGCGTGCATATTCTCGGCGCCGGCGCCGGCGAGCTGATCGCGGAAGCGGCCGTGCTCATGGAATTCTCAGGCTCTTCCGAGGACCTCGCGCGAACCTGCCACGCCCATCCGACCATGTCAGAGGCAATGAAGGAGGCCGCGCTAGCGGTCGCCAAGCGGGCGATCCATATCTGA
- a CDS encoding L,D-transpeptidase translates to MNSRLLVATALSALALAGCYSGTRLPEPKLSGRDAEFMALAPKAEISAEFDRYLVDYKTNEPVGTIIVDSRSHFLYYVMPGGKAVRYGVATGQDAMGWSGRAYVGAMQEWPRWIPPKDMLQRWPHLQPTADAGGLPGGPDNPLGSRALYLYQEGKDTLYRIHGTNEPEKIGQGVSSGCIRMRDIDAIDLYGRVKVGTKVVVI, encoded by the coding sequence ATGAATTCGAGGCTTTTGGTTGCGACGGCGCTTTCCGCGCTCGCGCTCGCCGGCTGTTACAGCGGGACGCGGCTGCCCGAGCCCAAGCTTTCCGGCCGAGATGCTGAATTCATGGCGCTCGCGCCCAAGGCCGAAATCAGCGCCGAGTTCGATCGCTATCTCGTGGATTACAAGACGAATGAGCCGGTCGGCACCATCATCGTCGATTCCCGGTCGCATTTCCTCTATTACGTCATGCCCGGCGGCAAGGCCGTTCGTTACGGCGTGGCGACAGGGCAGGACGCGATGGGTTGGAGCGGCCGCGCCTATGTCGGCGCGATGCAGGAATGGCCCCGGTGGATTCCGCCCAAGGACATGCTCCAGCGCTGGCCGCATCTGCAGCCGACCGCCGACGCCGGCGGCCTGCCGGGCGGCCCCGATAATCCGCTCGGCTCGCGCGCCCTTTATCTCTATCAGGAAGGCAAGGACACGCTTTACCGCATCCACGGCACCAATGAGCCGGAGAAGATCGGCCAGGGCGTTTCCTCGGGCTGCATCCGCATGCGCGATATCGACGCGATCGACCTGTACGGCCGTGTGAAGGTCGGCACCAAAGTCGTCGTGATCTGA
- a CDS encoding histone deacetylase family protein yields MKTLLVTHASGLDHEMGPGHPERPDRLRAIERELDAERFQSLARVNAPRAPLEAVLRVHPQSYLSALEEAEPREGYAALDSDTLMCAKTIEAVWHSAGGAVAAVDAVMSGAADTAFVATRPPGHHAGAQTPMGFCFVNNIAIAARHAQAAHGAERVAIVDFDVHHGNGTQDIFWADGSVLYCSLHQAPFYPGTGGRNETGERGTIVNAPLFAASSGHAFEEALVDRVLPRLRDFGPDILLISAGFDAHERDPLGGLLLTERDFSETTKRLMDVADKKCGGRVVSLLEGGYDLEGLSRSVAAHVQALMGA; encoded by the coding sequence GTGAAAACGCTTCTCGTCACGCATGCGAGCGGTCTCGATCACGAAATGGGTCCGGGGCATCCCGAGCGCCCTGACCGGTTGCGCGCCATCGAGCGGGAGCTGGATGCGGAGCGCTTCCAATCGCTTGCGCGCGTGAACGCGCCGCGCGCGCCGCTCGAGGCCGTTCTGCGCGTGCATCCGCAAAGCTATCTCTCGGCGCTGGAAGAGGCGGAGCCACGCGAAGGCTATGCGGCGCTGGACAGCGACACGCTGATGTGCGCCAAGACGATCGAGGCGGTGTGGCATTCCGCGGGCGGCGCCGTGGCCGCAGTGGACGCCGTGATGAGCGGCGCGGCGGATACTGCTTTCGTCGCCACGCGCCCGCCCGGCCATCACGCCGGCGCACAGACTCCCATGGGCTTCTGCTTCGTGAACAATATTGCGATCGCGGCGCGCCACGCCCAGGCGGCGCATGGCGCGGAGCGAGTCGCTATCGTCGATTTCGACGTGCACCACGGTAATGGCACGCAGGATATTTTCTGGGCCGACGGCAGCGTGCTTTACTGTTCGCTTCATCAGGCGCCGTTTTATCCCGGCACAGGCGGGCGCAACGAAACCGGCGAGCGCGGCACCATCGTCAATGCGCCGCTGTTCGCCGCCTCCTCTGGCCACGCCTTCGAGGAGGCGCTGGTCGACCGCGTCCTGCCGCGGCTGCGAGACTTTGGCCCGGACATACTGCTCATCTCGGCCGGCTTCGACGCCCATGAGCGGGACCCGCTCGGCGGGCTTCTCCTTACCGAGCGGGATTTCAGCGAGACGACGAAGCGCCTGATGGACGTTGCCGACAAGAAATGCGGCGGACGGGTGGTGTCTCTTCTCGAAGGCGGCTACGACCTCGAAGGCTTGAGCCGCAGCGTCGCCGCCCATGTTCAGGCTTTGATGGGCGCCTGA
- the ykgO gene encoding type B 50S ribosomal protein L36, with translation MKVRNSLKSLRSRHRANQIVRRKGRVYVINKVQKRYKARQG, from the coding sequence ATGAAAGTCCGCAACTCTCTGAAATCCCTGCGTTCGCGTCATCGCGCCAACCAGATCGTGCGCCGCAAGGGCCGCGTTTACGTTATCAACAAGGTGCAGAAGCGCTACAAGGCCCGCCAGGGCTGA
- the queC gene encoding 7-cyano-7-deazaguanine synthase QueC yields MTTHDANPAADTAALVLFSGGQDSTTCLAWALAHFARVETVGFDYGQRHRIELAQRAVLREGLAALSPLWRSRLGEDHTISLEALGAVSETALTREAEISLGEGGLPNTFVPGRNIIFLTFAAALAYRRSVADLVGGMCETDYSGYPDCRYDTIRAVNRALSLGMATDVEIHTPLMWIDKAATWRMAHDLGGEGLVELIVEESHTCYLGERGKRFEWGYGCGECPSCKLRAAGWEKFAATL; encoded by the coding sequence ATGACCACCCATGACGCAAATCCCGCCGCCGACACCGCCGCGCTGGTGCTTTTTTCTGGCGGACAGGATTCGACCACCTGCCTCGCCTGGGCGCTGGCGCATTTCGCCCGCGTCGAGACTGTGGGCTTCGATTACGGCCAACGCCATCGCATCGAGCTTGCGCAGCGCGCGGTCTTGCGTGAGGGCCTCGCCGCGCTCTCGCCGCTATGGCGCTCGCGGCTCGGCGAGGATCATACGATTTCGCTCGAGGCGCTCGGGGCCGTCTCCGAAACGGCGCTGACGCGAGAAGCGGAAATCTCGCTCGGGGAAGGCGGCCTGCCGAATACCTTCGTTCCCGGCCGCAATATTATCTTTCTGACTTTCGCGGCCGCGCTCGCCTACCGGCGCTCCGTCGCCGACCTTGTCGGCGGCATGTGCGAGACCGATTACTCCGGCTATCCGGACTGCCGCTACGATACGATTCGCGCCGTGAACCGGGCACTGAGCCTCGGCATGGCCACCGATGTCGAAATCCATACGCCTTTGATGTGGATCGACAAGGCGGCGACCTGGCGCATGGCGCACGACCTCGGCGGCGAGGGGCTCGTCGAGCTCATCGTGGAGGAATCGCACACCTGCTATCTGGGCGAACGCGGCAAGCGCTTCGAGTGGGGCTATGGCTGCGGAGAGTGTCCCTCCTGCAAGCTGCGCGCGGCGGGCTGGGAGAAATTTGCTGCGACGCTGTGA